DNA sequence from the Arthrobacter sp. V1I9 genome:
TGTCAGCAACGGGCATGGCTGGGGAGGTGCTGCTGGGAGTAGTGGTCTCAGACATTCCGCGCCTCGCTTATCCGCAGTTTCCTGGCCGTCCTCAGGCTGGCCAGGCGGTCAATGACGATGGCCGTGAGGATCAGGATGCCCACGATGGCCTGCTGCCAGAACTTGTCCACCCGGAGGGCTGTCAGGGAACTGGTGATGGTGGTCAGCAGCAGGGCTCCGAGGGCCGCGCCGGCAACCGTCCCGCTGCCCCCGAAGATGGCTACCCCGCCCACTACCGCGGCGGCCACCACATCCAGTTCCATCCCGGTCCCGGTGGTGGCGCCGACAGAGTTGAAGCGGCTGGCGTAGAGCACTCCGGCAAGGCCGGCGAGGGCTCCGTTGGCGAGGAAGGCCAGGAACACCCGTTTGGAAACCTTGATGCCGAGGACCTTCGCCGCTTCCGGGTCCGAGCCGATGGCGTACAGGTCCCGGCCGGGACGGGTGCCGGCCATGTACACCGCAACCGCCGCCACCACAGCTATGGCCAGCAAGGTGATGATCGGAAAGCCCAGGACGGTGTCCACGGACAAGGCTCCAAAGGCCTCCGGCCGGTCCCCGGCAAAGTACTGCTTGCCGCCGGCCCAGGCGTTGTTCAGGCCGCGGAATACATAAAGGGTGCCCAGGGTGATGACCAGCGCCGGCACTTTGGCCACGGTGACCAGGAAGCCGTTGACCATTCCGAGCAGGGCGCCGAAAGCCATCCCGAGGAGCAGGACCGCCACGATGGGAAGGCCGGGCATTGCGGCGAAAATCGACCCCGTGCCGAAAGCCACCAGGCCCAGCATGGAGCCGACGGACAAATCGATGTTCCGCGTAATGATAAGCAGGGTTTGCCCGGCCGCCAGGATGACGATGATGGTGGCGTTGAGGAGCAGGTCCTTGATTCCCTGCGGGGACAGGAACAGCGGATTGTTCAGGAAAGTGACCAGCACCAGCAGCGCCAGGGCAATCAGGACTGGGAGTTCACGCAGCCTCAACAACGAGCCGAACCCGCCGCTGCCGCCGCCGGCGCGGCCCGCCGTCGTGCCTCTTTCCTCGTGCTTCACGGTGGAACTCATTTACGCAACTCCTGCCGGGGAGGTGGCCGCATGCATTACCGATTCGGGGTCCGCGTCCGCCCTGTCCAGCTGGGCGGTGATCCGGCCCTCCCGCATCACCAGGACACGGTCTGCCATCCCCAGGACTTCCGGCAGCTCGGAGGAGATCATCAGGATGGCCAAGCCGTGGCCGGCGAGGTCGGAGATGAGTCGGTGCACCTCGCTCTTGGTGCCCACGTCGATGCCGCGCGTCGGTTCGTCGATGATGAGCAGCTTGGGGTCAGTTGCCAGCCACTTGGCCAGCACCACCTTTTGCTGGTTACCGCCGGAAAGCGTGGAGACGGCGTGCTCCTGGGAGCCGGCTTTGACCTGCAGCCGTTTGCTCCACTCCTTCGCGGCCGCGCGTTCCTTTCCGCCGTTGATGAGCCCGGCCGTCACAAACTTGTTCCGCAACGTAAGCGTCACGTTCCGTGCCACCGACAGGTTCATCACCAGGCCCTGCTTGCGCCGGTCCTCCGGGACAAAGCCCAGGCCAGCGGCGATGGCGGCCCGGGGGTTCCGGGCCTTCAGCGGCTTTCCCTCCACCCGGATCTGCCCGGAGTCGTAGGGGTCGATGCCAAACACCGCGCGGGCCACCTCGGTCCTGCCGGCGCCCACCAGGCCCGCGAGGGCAACAATTTCACCGGCACGGACCTCAAAGCTGATGTCCCGGAAAACCCCCCACCTGCTGAGCCCGTCAACTTCCAGGACCGTGTGGCTGATCTCCGCCTCGGCCTTGGGGAACAGCGTTCCGATGTCCCGGCCCACCATTTCGCGGACGATCTTTTCCACGGTGGTCCCGGCGGTTTGGTGTGTTGCGATGTAGCGGCCGTCCCGCATCACGGTGATCCGGTCACAGAGATCAAAAACCTCATCAAAGCGGTGTGAGATGAACAGGATTCCGGTCCCCTTGTCCCGCAACGCCCGGGCCACGGCGAAAAGCCTGTCCACTTCCACCCCGCTGAGCGCGGCAGTAGGTTCGTCCATGACCAGTACCTTGGCGTCGAGCGAAATGGCCTTGGCGATCTCGATAATCTGCTGGTCCGCAATGGAAAGCCCCTCCGCAACCCGGGATGGGTCAATGGGCACACCCAGCCGCTCGAACAGTTCGGTGGCCTGCCGCCTCATCTCGGGACGGCTGATCAGGCGGGACCGGCCTTTTGGCTGCCGGCCGATGAAGATGTTTTCTGCCACCGTGAGGTCCGGGAACAGCGTGGGCTCCTGGTAGATGACGGAGATTCCGGCGGCCTTGCTCTCCGCCACGCTCCGAAAGTGGACGGGCTCACCGCTGAGCCTGAAGTCCCCCGAGTCCGGGTGGTAAAGCCCGGCGAGGATCTTCACGAGGGTGGACTTTCCGGCACCGTTCTCCCCCACGAGCGCGTGGATTTCCCCGGCCCGGATTTCCACCGTGCCATCGGCAAGGGCCACCACGGGGCCGAAGGTCTTGGCCGCCCCGGTCAGCGAAAGCACGGGCCCGCCGCGCTGGATCCCTTGTCCGGGCTCCGGAGGATTACTGCGTTCTTGCTGCATAAATGAACCGCGTCTCTGAGGTTTACGCTCGCCAATGAATCGTTTCATGCCGTCCAAGTGATCTGAATCATAAATCCGGCACAACAGCAGGGTCAATAGAACTTCCCGCTGCCGCAGCATTCGTGATTGATCCGTGTTCGTGGTGCCGGCGCCAGTGCTGTTGTTTCCCAAACCTTTCCCCCGTCGTCACATCCGGTCCCCCGCGCGGCAACACCGTGCGCCCACCGTGGAGGGGTGAGGATGGCAATTGTTGCTGAATCATTCCTGCCACTGATGAATGGCGTAACGCACTCCATCCTGCGTGTGCTGGAACACCTCGAGGACCGGGGCGACGAGGTCCTGGTGATCGCGCCCTCCACGCTGGACGGGGAAGCTCCGGGCCGTGTCAAGGGCGCCGAGATCCACCGGCTGCCTGCTGTTCCGCTTGCCGGTTACACAAACGTCCGGGTGGCGATGGGCGGTGTGTACCGGGTCAAGCGAATCCTTGCCGACTACGCACCGGACGTCGTCCACCTGGCATCGCCGTTCGTCCTGGGCTGGCGCGCCGCCCAGGCTGCCCGCCAGTTGGGCCTCCCCACCGTGGCCATCTACCAGACCGAAGTTCCCAGCTACGCGGCCCGGTACGGTGTCCCGTTCCTGGAGAACTGGGCCTGGAACCGCGTGGAAAACATCCACCTCCTCGCCAGCCGCACCCTGGTGCCTTCCACGTTCGCGCTGAACCAGTTGCGCGGCCGCGGCATCCCGAGGGTGCGGATGTGGCGCCGGGGCGTGGACACGGAGCGCTTTTCCCCGGAGAAGCGCGACGACGGGTGGCGGGCTTCCGTAGCTCCAGGCGGTGAGCGGATCATCGGTTATGTGGGCCGGCTGGCCGTGGAGAAGCAGGTGGAGGACCTGGCTGCCCTGGCGGGGATCCCCGGCACCAGGCTGGTGATTGTGGGTGACGGACCCCAGCGGGCGGTACTGGGGGAAGCCTTGCCGGACGCAGTGTTCACCGGGTTCCTGGCCGGCGAGGAACTGGCACGCGCTGTGGCGTCCTTTGACCTGTTCGTCCATCCCGGCGAGTTCGAGACCTTCTGCCAGACCATCCAGGAGGCCATGGCGTCGGGTGTGCCGGTGGTGGCCACGGGCCGCGGCGGGCCACTGGACCTGGTGGAGAACTCCCGGACGGGATGGCTCTACGAACCCGGGGACCTGTCCGGAATGCGCTCCCATGTCCTGGACCTGATGGGCGACGACGCCAAGCGCCGCGCATTCGCCGCAACGGCACATGCGTCGGTGCAGGACAAAACGTGGCCGGCCCTCTGCGCACAGCTGGTCCGCCACTACGAACAGGTGATGGCACTGGCGCCAGTCCAGCCTTCACCGGGTGCCCTCACCCAGCAAGCTCGATCGAAGCACCCTGCCGACGTGGGCCCAGGCTCAACCACCATCGAAGGAGCGGGACCATGAAGATTTCCGTGATCGGCTGCGGCTACCTTGGCGCGGTACACGCCGCCACGCTGGCGTCCATGGGCCACACCGTGGTGGGCATCGACGTCGACCCGGGCAAGGTGGAGCAGCTGGCACGCGGCGCGGCCCCGTTCCACGAGCCCGGGCTGGACGAACTGCTGCAGGACGGGCTGTCCACCGGCAGGCTCACTTTCGCCGCGACGGCGGCTGCCGCCAAGGACGCACAGGTGCACTTCCTGTGCGTGGGCACGCCGCAGCACAAAACGTCCGACGCCGCCGACCTTACCTACCTGGTCTCCGCCGCGGAGGCGCTGCTGCCTCACCTGGCGGCGGGCGCCGTCGTCGTCGGAAAATCCACGGTGCCGGTGGGCACAGTGGACATGCTCCGCGGCCTGCTGGGCGCGCGGCCGGACGTGCTGCTGGGCTGGAACCCCGAGTTCCTCCGGCAGGGCACCGCAGTCAAGGATTCCCTGGTGCCGGACCGGCTGGTCTATGGCGTGGACGGCGGCCGTGCCGCTGCGTTCAACCCCGCGGACGGAAGCGCCCCTCGGTGTCACGGCCGCTTTGGACGCCGTCTACGAACCCCTGCTCGCGGCCGGGATTCCGCGGCTGGTCTGCAACTTCGCCACCGCAGAACTTATCAAATCAGCGGCGAACGCCTACCTCGCCACCAAAGTCAGCTTCATCAACGCCATGGCGGAGCTGTGCGACGCGTCGGGCGCGGACGTGGCAGAACTGGGCGAGGCGATGGGCATGGATCCGCGTATCGGCGGGCGGTACCTACATGCCGGGCTCGGGTTCGGGGGCGGCTGCCTGCCAAAGGACATCCGCAGCTTCCGGTCCCAGGCCTCAGCGCTCGGCGTCAACGCAGTGGATGACTGGATGCGGCTGGTGGACACTGTGAACCTGGCCAGCGCGAGCGCACCGTCGGCCTTGCCGTGGAGCTCTGCGGCGGCAGCCTGGCCGGGCGCTCCCTGACAGTGCTGGGCGCATCATTCAAACCGGACACGGACGACACCGGGACTCTCCCGCCTTTGACGTTGCCGACCGCCTGGCCGCTGCCGGCGCGCATGTAACCGTCACCGACCCCAAAGCAGTCAACCACGCCTGGCGGCGCTACCCCCGCCTTCGGTTCGAGGCTTGCACCGGGCGGGCGCTCGAAGGCGCCGAACTGGTGTTACTCCTGACCGAGTGGGACGAGTACCGCCAGTTTTCGCCGGCCGTTGCGGGCAGACTGGTACGACGCCGGGTGGTGCTGGACGCGCGCAACGCGCTGGACGCGGGGGCGTGGCAGGCGGAAGGCTGGGTGGTGCGCGGCCTCGGCACAGGAAGCGCCGATGTCCAGGCTTTGGAACGGGCCCTCCCCCGGATTTAGTTCAGGAGCCCAAGCTCGGCGAAGGCGAGCGCCACACCGTTTCCGGCAGGTCCCGCAGTGAGCATGTCGGCGACCTCCAGCACCTTGGGGTGGCCGTCCTCCACAGCAATGCCAATGCCTGCGTAGACGAGCATTTCGATATCGTTGGCGCTGTCGCCGATGGCCACGATGTCTTCCCGCTTCAGGCCCAGGCGCTTCTCCACCACCTGGATGCCCACCGCCTTATGGGTCCCGGCCATAAAGATCTCACCGGCGCGGTCGCCCAGGGCTGACAGGGAACTGGGGATCAGCCCCACCTCGGGGCCGAAGGCGTCCATCAGTTTCGTCAGTGGCACCGGCGAATCGAAGCAGGAGATCTTTGCGTAGGAGGCGGACCGCAGGTCATCGCCGTACTGCATGGGCCCCAGAATGTCCTCCAGTGGATCAACGTCCGTACTGAGAAGGCCGTCGTGCCGTGGGCGGCCGGCGAAGACGGGACCCAGCACCGTCCTCAGTCGCTGGTCCACACCGGTACGGCCATAGAGCGCCTCGGGTGCCTCGAGAATGTAGGCGGCGTCATGGGCGTCAAGGGTTTCCACGATGCGGGCTGCCACGTCGGGCTGGAAACGCGTGTCCTTGAGGACCTCTCCCCGGAGTTCCACGCGGGCGCCGGCACCGGTGATGACGCCGTCGAACCCTGCGTCAAGGATGTGTTCGGGGACCATGGACAGTGGCCGCCCTGTGCAAACGAAGACCAGGTGGCCCTTGCGGCGCGCTGCCCGCACGGCCTCGACATGGGCGTCAGGTGCCAGCCCGTGGTCCGCATAGGTCCCGTCGATATCGAGGAAGACGGCGCGTGGCCGGAGGGTGTGCTGGCTGGACATGCCGGACTCCTAGGTAGGTGGCGGGACAGTCAACTCTATCGAAGAGCGTTCCCCCGCCGGAGTCCGCGGGGCCCGCCGTTGCCTTCCCAGCCGTGCGTGAGACCGCTTTTCATGCCGGCCAAACTGACAGTCATCCCGTGATAAATAAAGTCTTGAAGTGTGGTAACCACACTGCTTGAATTATGGAACCGGAAATGGGGGCCCGGCACAACTTAACTAATTAAGGAGTGACAGCATGGGCATTCTAGGATTTCTCATTTTGGGCCTGATCGCCGGAGCTATTGCGAAGGCCATCCTGCCAGGCCGACAGGGCGGAGGCTGGGTAGTCACCATGATCCTCGGCGTTGTTGGCGCCATTCTGGGCGGCTGGATCGGCTCGCTGATTTTCGGTGGCGGGCTGGCTGAATTCTTCGATATCCGCACCTGGCTCCTGGCAATTCTGGGGGCGATTATCGTACTGCTTGTTTACGGGGCAGTCACCAACCGCAGCCACGGCCGCGTGTAGCCGCAACACAAATGTCCAAAGGTTAGGCGCCGTTCTCCGCATGCGGAGGACGGCGCTTTCGCGTGCCCTCCCACCGGCATGTCTCCAGCGCTCCCACCGGTGCGGTAAAACTACTTCCGCCGAAGCCATCTATTTCCTGCCTGGGCACTTTATGATGTGCGGGGGGTGTGACATGGCTAAACCGCAGAGCCACAGCAAAGGTTCTACAGCGCAGGCATTCGGTGCCGTGCTGGACGCCAGCCCCGATGCACTCCTCGCACTGGCAGCGGACGGCACCATCACCATGGCCAATGCCGCCGCTGAAAGGCTTTTCGGGACCAGCCGGGAGGAACTGACGGGCCGGAATCATCGGACGTTGCTTGCGGAGGGCTTCCGCGACGAGGTGGACCTGCTCTTCCGGCAGCTTCTGGCACAGCCCGGAAAACACCCGCAGCCCCGGGAGATTTACGGCGTGCACAGCACCGGAACCGAGTTTTCGGCTGAGGTGGCCGCCTCGCTGGTCCCGGGCCCTGTCCCGGAGAGCTCCGCCGGCACGCCGGCATCCCTTCTGTTGTCCGTCCGCGGCACCATGCACCGGAAGGCAGCCGACGACGACCTGCGCGAGGCGATGTCGCTTCTCACCGCCACGCTGGAGTCAACGGCTGATGGCATTCTGGTCATGAGTACCGAGGGCCGCGTGGCCGGGTTCAACGATCAGTTCCTGACCATGTGGAACATCCCGCCGGAACTCCTTGACGGTGACAGCGAGGAACCGGTCATGCGGATTGCCGTCGCTCAGCTGGTTGATCCGATTGCCTTCATGGGCCGGATCAACGAGCTGGAGGATAACCCGGCGGCGGAAAGCCATGACGTGCTGGACTTTAAGGACGGCCGCACGTTCGAGAGGTACTCGCGCCCCCAACGGGTGGGCGAGAAGATTGTTGGCCGGGTGTGGAGCTTCCGGGACGTGACTCCGCGCCGCAAGGCGCAGGAGCAGGCGCACCAGGCGATGCTCGATCTCGCCGCGCAGGCGGAGAAGCTGCGCACCATGGCATTCCAGGACCCGCTGACCGGGCTTGCCAACAGGGCCGTCTTCAACGACGGGCTGGCGGAGGCGGTCACGGAGCCACGGCTGAAAGCGGTGGACGTCCTCCTGCTGGACCTGGACGATTTCAAGGAAGTCAACGACATCCTGGGGCACCAGGCCGGCGACGAGATGCTGATCGAGGTGGCACGCCGGCTGCGGGGCTGCCTACCCACCGCGGATGTGGTGGCCAGGCTCGGCGGCGATGAATTCGTGGTGCTGCTGACGGCCTGCCCGGACGCTGATGCGATTGCCGCCTGCATCGTCCGCTGCCTGCACGTGCCCGTGACCATCAACGGCACCGTGCTTCGGCCAAGCCTCAGCCTCGGGCTCGCGTCTTTGGGCCAGGACAACGTGGGGGCCTCCGAACTGCTGCGGCAGGCGGATATCGCGATGTACGCCGCCAAGGCCGCCGGGAAGAACCGTTTCCTGAGGTTCCACCCGGACATGATGGCGGCACTGGTGCAGCGCACGGACATGGAGAGCGGACTGCAACTGGCCGTGGCGCGGGGCGAAATCTCGGTGGATTTCCAGCCGATCGTCTCGCATCGCATGGGCCAGGTTGTGAAGTTCGAGGCGCTGGCGAGGTGGGACAGGGGCGGCGAGCGCGTCCCGCCGTCGGTATTTATCCCGCTGGCTGAACGCACCGGCCTGATCAGCGAGATCGGCGCGGAGGTGATGGTCCTTGGCATGGTGCAGTTGGCGTCGTGGCTCAGTGAGGACCCGTCCCGGTCCCTGTCGGTGAACGTCTCAGGCGTCCAGCTGCAGGAACCGGATTTTGCGGACGAGGTCCTCCGCCTCGCCGAAGCCACCGGCGTGGCGCCGTACCAGCTGGTGCTGGAGGTGACCGAAAGCGTATTTTTCGACGCCGACTGCAGCTTGATCAAACAGCTCAGCACCCTGCGGGACGCCGGAGCCCGGGTTGCCCTGGACGATTTCGGCACCGGTTATTCGTCGCTGGGCCGGCTGCAGGACCTGCCGGTGGACACCGTGAAGATCGACAAGACCTTCGTGTCGATGGTGCGCACCGGCGCCGAGCGGCTGCCCATCCTCAGCTCGATGATCAATATGGCCCACAGCCTCGGGCTGACGGTGACCGCCGAAGGTGTGGAGACGGCGGCGCAGGCTGACTACCTTACGGCCCTGGAGTGTGATTCGCTGCAGGGGTATCTGTTCTCGCTGCCGGAGCCCGGCGACCGGCTCGAGCGCGCCCTGCATCACGCAGAGCAAGCCCTGAACGCGTTGAAGGGGCGGTAGCGTTTCTGCCGACGTCCCGTACGGGAACTATGCGGCCTGCTTGCGTCCTGGCTGCTTCTCGTTCTTCTTTGGTGCGGCAGGTGCGGCCTGCTGTGCCGGAGACGGCGTGCTGACGGGGGCGGCGGCCTGTTCCGGCTCGGGTGCAGGCTCAACGTAAGCCGCTTCCGTTTCCTGGGCTTCTTCATAGGCATCGGCTGCTTGGGCGGCGCGGTTGCGCTGCCAGCGCCGGAACAGGTCGACGGCGGCCCAGGCGCCGGCCAGCGGGGTGAGGACCGCGGCTCCGTAGACGAACAGTATCCAGGTGAGGGTGGTCAGCGGGGGCTGGTTGTTGTGCAGGAGGGACAGCCCGCCCAGGAGGCCCACGGCCCAGAAAAGGACCACTGCGGTGAGCACCGCGGCAGCCGGGAAATACTGGTTGGACACGATTTTTTTCAGGGTTTCCATGCACTTCCTCCTGCCTGGCCGGGGCACGGCGACAGCCGCTCTAGACCAGTATGGCGTTGCTTGGGCGAGAATTCCGGCAACACGCAGGAGGTGGTGACGAACCTAACGTCCGGCTGTCCTGCCGGTCAGCTCGACGGCCCCTTCCCTGCCGGTGGCACACCTAATACCGTGGTGGTGTCCGGCCCCCTGAGCCGGCTCTTTTATGGTGTTCGTGCCCACCCTGGAGGTCCTTATGCGTAAAATCACTGCCGGCCTGTTCCACTCCGTGGACGGCATAGTGTCAGATCCCTACAAGTTCCAGTTCGACAGCTTCGATGATGAGCTGGGCGTGGGCCTGACCAAGATGATGGAGACCGTGGACACGGTGGTGCTCGGCCGCGTGAGCTACCAGGAGTGGGCCGCTTACTGGCCAAACGCCTCGGTGGACGAGGACTTCGCCGCCTTCATTAACCCGGTGGAGAAGTTCGTCGTTTCCCGGTCCCTGAAAGATCCGCTGGAATGGCAGAACTCGCAGCTGATGGATGCGCCGCTGGAAGAGTTCGTGGGCAAGCTGAAGGAGCGCGACGGCGGCGAGATCGCCGTGTGCGGCAGCATCTCGGTAACCCGGCAGCTGCTGTTCGCCGGGCTGCTTGATTCCCTCACGCTGATGACCCACCCGGTGGTGGCCGGCAGCGGCCGCCGCCTCTTCGAGGACGGCGACCCCACTACCCGGCTCGTCCTGCAGGACCAGTACCGGACCAGCAAGGGCAACGTGGTCAGCGTCTACGGGCGGCTGGGCGAGTAGCTCAGGCGGCGTTCCGGTCCAGCATCTCGCCGATGATCCGGGCGCCCTCGGGGAAGGCGCCCGGCTTCGTCCCCGAGTAGTTGAGCCGGATGAACGGACCCGCCGGTTCGGCTGGGAACCACTCGTTGCCGCCCGCGATAATCACCCCCGCGGCTTCACAGTCCCGGGTGAGCCGCTCAAGGTCGGTCCCGTCCGGCAGCCGGACCCACAGGTTCAGCCCGCCCTTGGGAACCTGCACCAGGTGGGCGGCCGGTGCGTGCTCGCGCAGGCTGGTGACCAGCAGGTCGCGGCGCGACTCGAGTTGGTGGCGGAGGCTGCGCAGGTGCGTCTGCCACCCAGGCTGCGTGACGACGTCGAGCGCGGCCGCCTGCAGCAGGCCGCTGACGTACATCGACTCGGCTGCCCGGTCCGCGAGGATGCGCTCCCGCGCCGGGCCACGGGCTATGAGCGCCGCGACGCGGATCGAAGGTGACACACTCTTGGTCAGCGAGCGCAGGTACACCACGTGGCCCGAGTCGTCACGGGCAGCGACAGGTACGGGGTCCGAGGAGATGCCGAAGTCGTGCGCCCAGTCATCCTCCACCAAGAAGGCACCCTGCGCCCGCACCACATCGAGGACCTGGTCACGCCGCTCTGCCGACCATTGCGCGCCCGTCGGGTTCGCGTAATTGGGCTGGGCATAAAACGCCCGCGCTCCCGACTCCTCAAACGCGCGCGTGAGTTCCGCCGGATCCGGCCCGTCGGGGCCGATCGGCACCGGAACAACGTGCACTCCTGCTTGCGCCGCCGCGAGGATCGCACCCCAGTACGTCGGCGACTCCAGCAGCAGCGGCTGCCCCCGGCCCACCAGCGCGCTGAAGATGGAGCTTAGGCCACTCTGGCTGCCAGGGAGTACGACGACGTCGCTCGGGTTCGGCGGCGTGGTCCCGGCCGGCGTGAACGCACCGAGCTCGTGGGAGAACCACGATTGCAGTTCCGGCAGGCCTGCCGCGGGCGGACGTGACAGCGCAGCTTCCGCACGGGCGGCGCGGGTCAGGGCGGCCCGCACCAGCCGTTCCGGCAAAAGTTCGCGCGCCGG
Encoded proteins:
- a CDS encoding ABC transporter permease; this translates as MSSTVKHEERGTTAGRAGGGSGGFGSLLRLRELPVLIALALLVLVTFLNNPLFLSPQGIKDLLLNATIIVILAAGQTLLIITRNIDLSVGSMLGLVAFGTGSIFAAMPGLPIVAVLLLGMAFGALLGMVNGFLVTVAKVPALVITLGTLYVFRGLNNAWAGGKQYFAGDRPEAFGALSVDTVLGFPIITLLAIAVVAAVAVYMAGTRPGRDLYAIGSDPEAAKVLGIKVSKRVFLAFLANGALAGLAGVLYASRFNSVGATTGTGMELDVVAAAVVGGVAIFGGSGTVAGAALGALLLTTITSSLTALRVDKFWQQAIVGILILTAIVIDRLASLRTARKLRISEARNV
- a CDS encoding sugar ABC transporter ATP-binding protein, translating into MQQERSNPPEPGQGIQRGGPVLSLTGAAKTFGPVVALADGTVEIRAGEIHALVGENGAGKSTLVKILAGLYHPDSGDFRLSGEPVHFRSVAESKAAGISVIYQEPTLFPDLTVAENIFIGRQPKGRSRLISRPEMRRQATELFERLGVPIDPSRVAEGLSIADQQIIEIAKAISLDAKVLVMDEPTAALSGVEVDRLFAVARALRDKGTGILFISHRFDEVFDLCDRITVMRDGRYIATHQTAGTTVEKIVREMVGRDIGTLFPKAEAEISHTVLEVDGLSRWGVFRDISFEVRAGEIVALAGLVGAGRTEVARAVFGIDPYDSGQIRVEGKPLKARNPRAAIAAGLGFVPEDRRKQGLVMNLSVARNVTLTLRNKFVTAGLINGGKERAAAKEWSKRLQVKAGSQEHAVSTLSGGNQQKVVLAKWLATDPKLLIIDEPTRGIDVGTKSEVHRLISDLAGHGLAILMISSELPEVLGMADRVLVMREGRITAQLDRADADPESVMHAATSPAGVA
- a CDS encoding glycosyltransferase family 1 protein encodes the protein MRMAIVAESFLPLMNGVTHSILRVLEHLEDRGDEVLVIAPSTLDGEAPGRVKGAEIHRLPAVPLAGYTNVRVAMGGVYRVKRILADYAPDVVHLASPFVLGWRAAQAARQLGLPTVAIYQTEVPSYAARYGVPFLENWAWNRVENIHLLASRTLVPSTFALNQLRGRGIPRVRMWRRGVDTERFSPEKRDDGWRASVAPGGERIIGYVGRLAVEKQVEDLAALAGIPGTRLVIVGDGPQRAVLGEALPDAVFTGFLAGEELARAVASFDLFVHPGEFETFCQTIQEAMASGVPVVATGRGGPLDLVENSRTGWLYEPGDLSGMRSHVLDLMGDDAKRRAFAATAHASVQDKTWPALCAQLVRHYEQVMALAPVQPSPGALTQQARSKHPADVGPGSTTIEGAGP
- a CDS encoding HAD family hydrolase, with translation MSSQHTLRPRAVFLDIDGTYADHGLAPDAHVEAVRAARRKGHLVFVCTGRPLSMVPEHILDAGFDGVITGAGARVELRGEVLKDTRFQPDVAARIVETLDAHDAAYILEAPEALYGRTGVDQRLRTVLGPVFAGRPRHDGLLSTDVDPLEDILGPMQYGDDLRSASYAKISCFDSPVPLTKLMDAFGPEVGLIPSSLSALGDRAGEIFMAGTHKAVGIQVVEKRLGLKREDIVAIGDSANDIEMLVYAGIGIAVEDGHPKVLEVADMLTAGPAGNGVALAFAELGLLN
- a CDS encoding GlsB/YeaQ/YmgE family stress response membrane protein, giving the protein MGILGFLILGLIAGAIAKAILPGRQGGGWVVTMILGVVGAILGGWIGSLIFGGGLAEFFDIRTWLLAILGAIIVLLVYGAVTNRSHGRV
- a CDS encoding bifunctional diguanylate cyclase/phosphodiesterase, whose amino-acid sequence is MAKPQSHSKGSTAQAFGAVLDASPDALLALAADGTITMANAAAERLFGTSREELTGRNHRTLLAEGFRDEVDLLFRQLLAQPGKHPQPREIYGVHSTGTEFSAEVAASLVPGPVPESSAGTPASLLLSVRGTMHRKAADDDLREAMSLLTATLESTADGILVMSTEGRVAGFNDQFLTMWNIPPELLDGDSEEPVMRIAVAQLVDPIAFMGRINELEDNPAAESHDVLDFKDGRTFERYSRPQRVGEKIVGRVWSFRDVTPRRKAQEQAHQAMLDLAAQAEKLRTMAFQDPLTGLANRAVFNDGLAEAVTEPRLKAVDVLLLDLDDFKEVNDILGHQAGDEMLIEVARRLRGCLPTADVVARLGGDEFVVLLTACPDADAIAACIVRCLHVPVTINGTVLRPSLSLGLASLGQDNVGASELLRQADIAMYAAKAAGKNRFLRFHPDMMAALVQRTDMESGLQLAVARGEISVDFQPIVSHRMGQVVKFEALARWDRGGERVPPSVFIPLAERTGLISEIGAEVMVLGMVQLASWLSEDPSRSLSVNVSGVQLQEPDFADEVLRLAEATGVAPYQLVLEVTESVFFDADCSLIKQLSTLRDAGARVALDDFGTGYSSLGRLQDLPVDTVKIDKTFVSMVRTGAERLPILSSMINMAHSLGLTVTAEGVETAAQADYLTALECDSLQGYLFSLPEPGDRLERALHHAEQALNALKGR
- a CDS encoding dihydrofolate reductase family protein — encoded protein: MRKITAGLFHSVDGIVSDPYKFQFDSFDDELGVGLTKMMETVDTVVLGRVSYQEWAAYWPNASVDEDFAAFINPVEKFVVSRSLKDPLEWQNSQLMDAPLEEFVGKLKERDGGEIAVCGSISVTRQLLFAGLLDSLTLMTHPVVAGSGRRLFEDGDPTTRLVLQDQYRTSKGNVVSVYGRLGE
- a CDS encoding PLP-dependent aminotransferase family protein is translated as MNNDSSSRIAAHLKTWMAAAAPGAKLPSTRSLVAEYQASPVTVQKALQTLTAQGLIESRPGVGTFVRAARTAKPSDYGWQTAALRSPLAALPPASSTMRDVPLSAISFHSGYPARELLPERLVRAALTRAARAEAALSRPPAAGLPELQSWFSHELGAFTPAGTTPPNPSDVVVLPGSQSGLSSIFSALVGRGQPLLLESPTYWGAILAAAQAGVHVVPVPIGPDGPDPAELTRAFEESGARAFYAQPNYANPTGAQWSAERRDQVLDVVRAQGAFLVEDDWAHDFGISSDPVPVAARDDSGHVVYLRSLTKSVSPSIRVAALIARGPARERILADRAAESMYVSGLLQAAALDVVTQPGWQTHLRSLRHQLESRRDLLVTSLREHAPAAHLVQVPKGGLNLWVRLPDGTDLERLTRDCEAAGVIIAGGNEWFPAEPAGPFIRLNYSGTKPGAFPEGARIIGEMLDRNAA